From the genome of Clavibacter nebraskensis NCPPB 2581:
ACGGCGAGTAGTTCTCAGGCCTGACGTAGAAGGCGCCCACGACGATCACGAACAGCACGACCGCGACCTTCAGCACCGTGAAGACGCTCGAGACGCGGCTGGAGAGCTTGGTGCCGAGCACGAGCAGCACCGTGAAGATCGCGGTGATGAGCACGGCGCCCCAGCTGATGCCGAGGCCGGCCACCGTGATGGTGGAGGGGATGTCGAGCCCGGCGAGCTTCAGCGCCGACTCCAGGTAGATGCCCCAGTACTTCGCGATGACCGCGGCCGCCGTGAGCATCTCGAGGATGAGGTCCCAGCCGATGATCCACGCGAGCAGCTCGCCCATGGTCGCGTAGGTGAACGTGTACGCGCTGCCCGCGACGGGCACGGCGGACGCGAACTCGGCGTAGCACATGATCGCGAGGCCGCACGTGACGGCGGCGAGCACGAACGCCAGCGTGACGGACGGTCCCGCGTAGTTCCCGGCGGCCTTCGCGCCGACGGAGAAGATGCCGGCGCCGACCGCGACGGCGACGCCCATGAGCATGAGGTCCCACGTGCCGAGAGAGCGGGTGAGGCTGCGCTCGCCTCCCGCGGCGTCGGCGAGCGACGACTCGATGCTCTTCGTGCGGAACAGGCTCATGGGATGTCCGTTCGGTGTCGGGCGGCGGGGAACGGGGATCGAGCCTACCGGCGGGCGAGCAGCGCCCCCGTCGTGGGGCGCTGCTCCGTGCTGGCGCGGATCGCGGCGGCATCGACACGCCCGGCCCGCGGAGAAGCGGGAGAAGCGCCGAGGAGAAGTGATCGGAGGACCTAGGCAGGTGTGAGGAGCAGTGCTTCTCTGGAGGAGCGGTCAAGCAGCGTGCCGCATCCGACACGAGTCCGGAAGGTCCTGAGTGACCGGAACGCTGCGCACGCGCGCCCTCGCCGCCGCCCCGCCCGCCTCGCGCGGATCCGCCTCCCGCGCATCCGCGTCGGCCATCCCGCGGACGACCCCGCTCCCCCGCACGACGTCGCTCGCGCCCGACCTCACGGCGGCGCGCGACGAGAAGCGCCGCGTGACCCACGACCGGTTCGTGCGCGCCGCCGCCGCGGCCGAGGATGCGGCCGGCGACGCCGAGCGTCGCCGCCTGCACGACCAGATCGTGCTCGACCACCTCGAGCTCGCCGACCAGCTCGCCCGCCAGCACTCGGGCCGCGCGCACGACTGGAGCGACCTCCGCCAGGTCGGCTACCTCGGCCTCGTGAAGGCCGCGCGCCGCTACGACCCGGGGTTCGGCGCGCCCTTCGTGTCGTTCGCGATCCCCACCATCTCCGGCGAGATCAAACGCCACCTGCGCGACAACGGGTGGGTGATCCGCCCGCCGCGGCAGGTCCAGGAGCTGCGGCACGCGCTGCTCGCGGTCGTGCCCGCGCTCACGCAGCGCCTCGGCCGCACGCCCAGCGAGGCCGAGCTCGCCGCGCACACCGGGCACGCGCAGGAGGAGGTCGCCGAGGCGCTCGCGGCGCACTCCAGCCTCCGGCCGGCGTCGCTCGACTTCACGGTGCACGAGGACGAGGGCACCTCCCTCGCGGACACGATCGGCACCGACGACCCCGGCTATGCGCGCGCCGAGCGCACCGTGCTGCTGGACGCGGCGCGCGGGGTGCTCAGCGACCGCGACCGGCGGATCCTGCACCTGCGCTTCGTCGACGAGTTCAGCCAGTCGGAGATCGCGGCGGAGCTCGGCGTGACGCAGATGCAGGTCTCGCGGCTGCTGGCGCGGATCCTCGGGGCGTTGCGCGCCGAGCTGACCCGCGGCGAGGCAGAGGCCCTGCCGGAGGTGGCGCCGCTGGCCGCCGTGTCGCCGATCCGGCCGAGCGGGGTCGACCGCCAGACGGCCTGAGGCCGGGGGGGCGGCGCGTGCGCGCGCCAGGACCTCGGCATCCCGGATCCTCTCAGGCGCCGGGCAGCGCGCCCGTCTGCACGACGCGGCGCGCGACCTCGACGAGCTTCACGTTGCCGTCCTGCGAGTAGCGGCGGAGCACCTGGAACGCGCGGTCGGCGTCGAGCGAGAAGCGCTCCATCAGGATCCCCTGGGCCTGCCCGATGACGGACCGCGACGCGAGGCCGAGGGCGAGGTCCTCCGCCGCGTCCCACGCGGCGAGCGCGATGCGGGCGTGGACGGCGACCTCCTCGGCCACGGCGCGGTCGACCGCGTCGAGCGCCCCGGTCGAACGGTGCAGCGCGACGGCGCCGCCGGAACGCCGGCTCGCGTCGGCGCCGTCCTCCATCGCGACGAGCAGCACCCCGGAGCCGTCGGGTGCCGGGCCCGCCGCGAGGAGCGCGCCGAGGGCGGCGCCGGACTCCCCCGCGGTCGCGACCGTGGACGCGCGCGGCAGGACCACGGCCGCGCCCGTCGCGGAGGACGCGTCGAGGAGAGCGGCCAGCAGCAGCTCGACGCCGGCGGCGCGGCTCGGGGCGGCGTGGAACGCGGCGACGACGCGCACGGGCAGGGCCGAACGGTGCTGCTCCATCCCGTCCTCCCCACTTCGTCGGGTCGTCGGCGGCTCCTCGGGCACGGGATGCCCAGGCCCGCCGCGTCGCGGGGAGACGCCGAGCCCCGGCTCGACCGTTCGAGTATCGCACCATCAGTTTGCACGCAAAGCGTCGGGGGCGAGAACTCACGGGGAGCCGTTCGCGGGCCGGCCGGGGGCGCCCACCCGGCGGCATCGGATCCGCGCCTGCCATGCTCGATGCATGGCCACCCTCATGCGTCCCCGTCGCGGGAAGATCATCGCCGGCGTCTGCGCCGCCCTCGCCGACCGCTTCGGCATCAGCCGCTTCCTCGTCCGCCTGCTGTTCGTCATCTCGATCGTGCTGCCGGGCCCGCAGGTGCTGCTGTACCTGATCCTCTGGATCGTCTTCCCCAAGCAGCGCTGACCCGGCCCGGGTCGCCGCGCGCCGCATCCCGCCGCCGCGTGCCGCCGACCCGGGATCGTCCCGCGTCGGAAACGCTCCCGCAACACCCGGTTCCCAGACTGGGGAGACGCCTCTCCCCTCGTCTGGACGGATCCGCATGCCCGCTCGTCGACGCGCCCCTGCCCGGATCCGCGGCGGCGGTCGTGCCCTCGCCGCGGCCGCTCTCGTGCTCGGACTGGCCGCGGGCGGTGGGCTCGTCGCGGAGCCGGCCCGGGCGTCCGTCGACGCCGACGCCCCGGCACCCGCGGCGCCCGCAGCGCCCGCAGCGCCCGCCGTCGTCGACCTGGGCGTCGCGGACGCGGTCGCGCTCCTCCAGGCCGGATCCACCACCTCCGTCGAGCTGACCCGCGCCTACCTCGCGCGCATCGCCGCGTACGACGACGACGCCGCCGGTGGGACGGGCCTCCAGGCCGTCATCACCACGAACCCGGACGCGCTCGCGACGGCCGCCGCGCTCGACGCGGAGCGCGCGGCCGGCACCATCCGCGGGCCGCTGCACGGCCTCCCGATCGTCGTGAAGGACAACCACGCCACGGCCGACATGCCCACGACCGTCGGCAGCGCCGCCCTCCGCGACTACCGCACGACGGCCGACTCCACCGCGGTCGCGCGGCTGCGGGCGGCCGGGGCGATCATCCTCGCGAAGACGAACATGTCCGAGTTCGCGCGGCACGGCACGTACACGCTGAGCTCCGCGCGCGGCCGCACCGCGAATCCGTACGACCGGTCGTGGAGCGCGAGCGGATCCAGCGGCGGCACGGCGGCGGCGGTCGCGGCGGCCTACGCGCCGGCGGGTCTCGGCACGGACTCGTGCCGATCCGTCCTGGGACCGGCCGCGCACCAGTCGCTCGTGGGCTTCCGGCCGACGATGGGCCTCACGAGCACGGCCGGCATCGTGCCGCTCTCGCCTCGGCAGGACGTCTCCGGCCCGATGACCACCACGGTCGCCGACGCCGCGCTCCTCACGGAGGTGCTCGCGGGCCGCGACCCCGCGGATCCGCTCACGGCGATCGCCGACCAGCAGGACACCGACGCGTACGTCGCCGGCCTGACGACCACCGCCCTCGCCGGGAAGCGCATCGGCTGGGTGCGCTGGGACATCCCGGAGGATCCCGAGAAGCCCGGCCTCGCGGAGACGACCGCGCTCATGGAGCAGGCCGTGCGCGACCTCGAGGCCCAGGGCGCCGAGGTCGTGGAGGTGCCGCTCACGGAGGAGTTCGTGGAGCAGACGCTGCAGAGCGGCGGCTGGCGCGACATGCGCCCGGCGATCGATCGCTTCCTCCGCGAGACGCCCGCCACCTGGCCCGCGCGCGTGGCGGCCCGCACCGAGCCCGCCGATGTGCTCTCCTTCGCCGACGTGATGGCCGACCGGCCGAGCGCCCTCACCGACGGCGACATCGCCTACTTCCTCAGCCACGAGGACATCCCGAACCCCGACTACGACCGCTCGATCGCGGAGCAGGACGCGGGCAAGGCCGCGATGGACGCGTTCTTCGTCGAGCAGCGGATCGACGCCCTCGCCATGCCGACGAGCGCCACCAGCGCGACGCCCACCTGGGCGGGCACGACGTTCTGCGACATCGGTGCGAACACCGGGATCCCGACGATCTCCGTGCCCGCCGGCTTCACCTCGACGGGCGCTCCCGTCGGCCTCGAGCTCGCCGCGCCCCGCAGCCGCGACGGCGACCTGCTCGCCATGGCCTACGCGTACGAGCAGGCGACCGGGCACCGGGTCGCGCCGGAGACGACGCCGGAGCTGGCGGCGGACGTGGATCCCGCACCCGCGGCAGCGGAGGTCCCCGCGGACGACGACCCCGCCTCGTCCGATCCCGCTCCTGCTCCCGAAGCGCTCGGCGCGGTCCGCACCGCCGGCATCGGCGTCAACACGCTCGCGGAGAACCTCGCCATCGCCGCGGGCCTCGCCCTGTTCGGCGGGATCGCCGTCGCCGCGGGTCTCGTGCGGCGGCGGCGGCACCCCGCCACCTGAACCGCGCGGACGCCCACGGGACGACGGAGGGGCGGGCGGCCACACGGCCACCCGCCCCTCCCGCGTGCACGGAATCGGATCCGGTCAGCCCTTCCCGTGCTTCACCAGCGACACCGTGCCGTCGGCCGTCACGACCACCTTCGCGGCCATGGCGGCCGGGAGGTCGATGCGCTGCCAGCTGCCTTCGGTGCCCTCGTCGAGCGGCTCGCCCGAGTCGATCGCGGTGAGCGCGAGCACCTGGCGGCGCTGCTCGGGCGTGAGGTCGGGGTGGCTGGTGATGAGGAGCGACTCGGCGCCGGTGGGCACGGTCATGGGCTGGCCCTTGTCGCCGACGCGCGGGAAGTCGTAGCTCATGCGCTGCTCGTAGACCTTGAGCGCCTGCTTCGTGGACAGGTACGGCTTGTCCTTCGCGATGCAGACCGCGAGCGTCGCGCCGCACTTGGCCTCGAGCACCGTGCGCAGCTCGGTGGACGCCTGCTCGAACAGGGTGCGGAACGACGGGTCGGACCAGCGGCGCTCGACGATCTTCTGGCCCATCATGCGGCCGGCCATCACGTCGAGCGGGTAGTGCGCGCCCATGATGATGCGGTTGTTGCCGGCGTCGGAGGCGCGGGCCAGGATCTGCGGGGCGAGCTCCGGCAGCATCGTCGCGAGCGCGGTGCCCTGCCAGAACGCCTGCGAGGTGTGGCCGCTGGGGTACGAGCCGTCCTGGCCGGCCCACGCGTTGCCGTTCGGCTTATCGCGGTACTTGAGCTTGAGCGGGAACGCGACGTAGGGCCGCGGGTTCGCGAAGTACGCCTTCACCGGGTTGGTGGAGGAGTACTTGCCGACGAGGCCGCCGTTCTTGGCGAGCAGCGCATCCGTCTTCGGGAGCTGGCCCGCCACGCGCGCGGTGCGGTAGATCTCGCCGAGGTTCTTCCCGAGGCCGTCCGACATCGTGATGGACATGTCGGCGTACTGGTCGATGATCGCCCGGGCCGACTGCGCCTTCGTGGCGGCCTGGTTGATCCTGATCGTCTTCTTGTCGTTCAGCTTCATGATGTCGGGCCGGTTCGCCTTCAGCGAGGTGAACTGGTCGAGCATCGGCACGAAGTCGTAGGTGCTGTTCGACGGGTAGGGCGCGTCGAGCGTGGCCTGGTCGAAGGGCGCGACGGCCGGGGCGGTGGAGGACGCGGCCGGGGCGTCGGCAGCGGTCGCGGCGGTGACGCCGGTGCCGGTGAGCAGCAGGCCGATGATCGCGGTGGTCGACAGCAGCGTCGCGGTGCGGGCGCGGGGACGCCGGAGCAGGGTGGGGATGATCGTGCCTCTCGTCGGACGGGCGGGCGGCCGTGCGGCCTCTGGCACCGTAGGCATCGCGCGTGGCGTGGATCCGTCCGGGAGGTGGAGCGGAGGTGGCCGGGCGGTGCGCGCCCGGCCATCCGCCTCAGCCGCGCGAGCTCGGGACCATCCGCCGGGTCCAGGGCTCGAGCGTCATGCCGCCGCCCGCGCGGATCCGGTCGACGGATCCGTCGGGGCCGCGGTCGGCCGTGACCTCCTCGCCGACGGATCCGAACCCGTCGCCCTCGACGATGCGGGCCGACGAATCGCCCGTGCGCTCGAGCACGTCCACCGAGTCGAGCGGGTGCTCCGCGGTCGGGTCGATGCGGAGGAAGCGGTCGCCGATCACCTGGAAGTCCTGCAGGCCCCACATGTTCCCGAAGCGGCCGGTGAAGGGCGCGTCGACCGCGGCGCGCTCGGCGTCGGTGGCGGCCGAGTCGGCGAGGAGCAGCTCGAGGATCCCCGTGCTGAGCGCGGCGGCCGGGCCGTCGATCGCGTTCGTGAGCACGGAGACGGCCCAGCCGCTCTCCGGATCCACCGCCGTGCGCGTGATGTGGCCCGGGTACCCGCCGGAGTGGCCGAGCACGGTGGCCTCGTGGGCGCCGGATCCGACGCGCTCGACGATGAGGCCGTAGCCGTAGCGACGGGGGCCGGCGGGATCCGCGCTCGTGGCGTAGCGCGGGCGCTGCTGCGCGCGCTTCGACGCGGCCGTGAGGAGCCGCTCGTCGTCGGGCAGCACGAGCGCGGAGAAGAAGGAGACGAGCTCGGACGCCGTGCTCGTGACGCCGGTGGCCGCGGCCATCGCGCGCGTGTCGACGTGCGGGAGGACGGTGCGCTCGCGCGAGGTGCGGAGCGAGGTGGAGGCCGCCGCGTACTCGTCCGCGCGCTCGGGGACGTACTCGGCCGTGGTGTCGCGGAGGCCGAGGGGACCCGTGATCCGCTCGGCGAGGTGGTCGGCGTAGGACAGGCCGGACGCCGCCTCGACCACGAGGCCGAGCAGCGCGTAGCCGACGTTCGAGTAGTTGAAGGCGGTGTCGGGCGCGACCTTGGCGACGCCGGGCGTCGTCGCGATGGCGAGGAGGTGACGCCGGTCGGGGAACGGGCCGGAGTGCTGCCAGTGGTCGCCGTCGAACCCGTCGCGGAGGACGCCCGCGCCGTGCTCGAGGAGGGCGGCGATCGTGACGTCGGCGAGCTCGGATCCGGCCTCGGCCAGCTCGGGCACGTGCTGGCCGAGCCGGTCGTCGAGGCGGAGGGCGCCCTGCTCGGCGAGCTGGAGGATCGCGGTCGCGGTGAACGTCTTGGAGTGCGACGCGACGCGGAACAGGTGCGCGGGGGTGAGGGGCGCGTCGGTCGTGGGATCCGCGACGCCGAACGCCTCCGACAGCACGACCTCGCCGTGCCGGGCGATCGCGACCTGCGCGCCGGGGACGCGGGTCTGCCAGACGCGGAGGTCGAGCCAGGTGCGGACGTAGTCGAGGATGTCGGTCATGGGGCTCCGGCTCGTGTCGGGGACGGTGTTCGCAGGATGCGCGACGGCACGGCTCGGGCGGCGGGGGCCGACCTCCGGGTCACGGGTCGCCCGTCGGACACTACGCGAGTCGCCGCGGCCGGCCGGGGATCCGCCCTCAGTGCGGCGGAGGGGCGGCGGACGCCGGCGGGGCCATGCGGCGGCGGCCCGGCATGTCCGCCGACCGAAGCATCCGGCCCGCCCGCTGTGCACCCGCTGGACCGGGAGGACGCCGCACGAGCCCGTCTCGTCCGCTGGGGGACGGACCCGCCGTCACCGACCAGGAGGACCGAGCCATGCGCGAGACGACCCGAGGATCCCGGGACGAGGCCGGACGATGAGCGCGCGCGTGGACGGCCCCGTGCGTCGGCGGCGTCCGCGGGCTGTGCGGGCCGCGACGCGCACCGGCGCCATCGTGAGCGCGGTCGTGGTCGTCGGGGTGCTGCTGCCCGTGCTCGGGTTCATCGGCGCGGCGGACGCGGCGACCGCCGGCCAGCTCGACGTGCCCGTGACCCTCATCGCGCTCGACGTGGGGGTGTCGCTGGTGGTCGCGGTCGTGATGCTCGTGATCTCCTCCCGCACCCGGGACGGCCGCGTCGCGTGAATCGCCGCGGTGTCGGCCGTGGTCGCGGCGCTCGTCGGATCCGCGTGGCCGCTCGTCGCCACCACCATCGCGAGCGTCGACCAGGTGCAGGACGCGATCCCGTTCGTGCATGGCCTCGTCGGGCGGGTGCTGGGCGGCTGACCCGCGTTCCCTCCCCCACTACGCACGAGCGGCCGCCGACCCGAGGGTCGGCGGCCGCTGGCGTGCGGGGGGCGACTACTCGCGGACGAGCACCAGCTCGGAGAGCGGCAGGCGCGTGCGGGGCGCGGTCTCGCGCTCGGCGAGCGGGCCCTCGAGCGCGTCGGCAGGCGCGACCGTGCCGACGGCCGTGACCGTGAGCGGCTGCAGGTTCTCGGGCAGGTCGAACGCGGCGGACAGCTTGTCGAACTCGACGCCGGCCATCTGGTGCGTGTGCAGGCCCTCGGCCTGCGCCTGCACGGAGAGGTGCGCGACGGCCTGGCCGAGGTCGTACGCGGCGTAGGGGCGCTTCTCCCCCTCGACCGTGGAGGTCTCGGCGATCGCGACGAACAGGGCCGACGCGTTCACGGCCCACGCGGCGTTGAAGCCGACGAGCGCGTCGACGATGGTGTCGAAGGCGTGCGTGCCGCGGCGGGCGACGATGAAGCGGCGCGGCTGCTGGTTGCTGCCGGACGGCGCCCAGCGCGCGGCCTCGAGCAGCGCGTCGAGCTGCTGGTCGGAGACGGTGGCGTCCTTGTCGAAGGAGCGCGGGCTCCAGCGGGTATCGAGCTCGCGCACGATCGGCACGGCCGTGTCGGCGGTGCGCTCGGTCGATGCGGGGGTGGTGGCGTCCTCGGTGAGGGTCATGGCGGTTCCTTCGGTCGATGTCGGGGATGCGGCACTCCGTCGGGCCTCGCGGATCACAATGCGGGACGCCGCCCGGCTATTCCTGGGTGGAACCGGGCGGCGTCCTCGCGCATGAGGCGCCTATTCCGCGAGGGGGTCGCGCACGTCCTCGAAGCGGCCCGACTCCGCCGAGCGGCCGGCCGCCTCCATGAGCGCGAGGCTGCCGAGGTTGTCGCGGCCGCTCGTCTCGGGCGGCGGGCCGCCGAGGATCGAGAGGGCGAAGGCGCGGAGGCCCGCGGCGCGTCCGATGAGCGGCAGGGTCTCGAGGTCGAGCTCGCGCTCGGCGCCGGCGGCGTCGCGGATCCCGACCCGGTCGGCCGAGACGCCCTCGCCGCGGCTCGTGAAGGTCAGCTCGCCGTCCTCGCCGGAGATGCGCCACTCGCCCGCCCACGGAGTGACGGGTCCGCGGTGCAGCCAGCTGCCGCGGTAGTCGACGACCAGGCCGCCCTCCAGCTCGATGACCATGCTCGCGACCGCGGGGTCGCGGTAGTGGCTGAATGACGGGCGGCTGGTGCGGGCGAACACGCGCACGGCCTCGCGGCCGGTGACCATGCGGATCAGGTCGAAGTGGTGGATCGCCATGTCGTTGATGATCGGCTGCGGGAACCGGTAGTGCGGGTAGTCGTCGGGCTCGTCGTTGTCCCACTGGCGGAAGTCGATCTCGATGGTCGCGACCTCGCCGAGCGCGTCGGCCGCGAGCAGCTCGCGCACCCGCCGCGGCGCCGGGTACCAGCGGTAGTTCTGGCTGACCTGCACGATGAGGCCCAGCTCCTCGCCCTTCCGGACCACGGCGGCGGCCTCCGCGGTGGAGTTCGCGAACGGCTTCTCGACGATGACGTGCTTGCCCGCCTCGAGCGCCTCCAGCGCGAGCGGCGCGTGCGTGACGGCCGGGGCGGTGAGGATGACGGCGTCCGCCTCCACCGCGGCGAGCGCGTCGGCGAGCGAGGCGTACGCGGCGGACGCGGGCAGGCCGAGCAGCGCGCGCACCCTCTCGCGGGTGGGCTCGCTCGGATCCACGATCGCGGCCACCTCGATCTCGGCGACGGCTGGCACGGCGTTGCGCGCCCAGTCGCCGCCCCAGCCGCCGAGGCCGACGTGGATCACGCGGACGCGGGGGCCGTCGTAGGCGGGAGCCGCGGGAGCCGCGGATGCGGCGGGCTTCTTCGCGGCGCTCATCGGGCGAGGAACCAGTCGCGCGGGTGCTGGTCGGCCGTGAGATCGGCGCGGCCCTGGGTGGGCGCGACCCAGCGGGCGGCGTTCGCGAGCACGCGGCGGATGTCGGGGTGGTGGTACACGGGGTACTCCTGGTCCCCCGGCGAGAAGTAGAAGACCCGGCCGCGGCCGCGGTGGTACGCGACGCCCGAGCGGAAGACCTCGCCGCCCGCGAAGGTGGAGAGGAACACCTCCTCGTCGGGGCGCGGGATGTCGAACTGCTCGCCGTACATCTCCTGCCGGTCGATGACGATCGGGTGCGGGATGCCCGCGGCGATCGGGTGCTGCGGCGCGATGGTCCAGACCAGCTCGCGCTCGCCGTCGTTGCGCCACTTCAGCGAGCACGTCGTGCCCATGAGGCGCGTGAACACCTTCGAGTAGTGGCCCGAGTGCAGGACGACGAGGCCCATGCCGGCGTGGACGTGGCGGATCACGCGCTCGACGACCTCGTCGGACACCTCGCCGTGGGCGACGTGGCCCCACCAGTAGAGGACGTCGGTCGCGGCGAGGCGCTCCTCCGTGAGGCCGTGCTCCGGATCCTGCAGCGTGGCGGTGCTCACGGAGGCGTCGTCGCCGAGCAGCTCGCGGAGGCCGTCCGCGACCACGGCGTGGATCCCGTCCGGGTAGTGCGACAGGACGGTCGCGTCCCCCCGGCTCTCGTGCACGTTCTCGTTCCAGACGACGATGTCCATGGCGCTCCTCGTTCGGCGGTGATCGGGGGATCGGGCTGCGCTCCGGACGTGTCGGGCCCGAGATCGGCCGTGACGACGCGGCATGCCCGCGCCTACGATCGTACGCATGCCCCGCGCCGATGCGGGCGACCCGGAGGACGCATGGACGCCATCGCCGACGACCACGGAGCGATCCGGTGACCGGCCCGACCGGCACCACCCGCCCCACCGACAAGGCCGTCCACGCCTGGTCCCTCGACGGGACGCTCGGGCATCCGCGCGTCCCCGGCCCGGACGGATCCGGCACCGTCACCCGGGCGGCCGGCGCCCTCGACCTCCTCGACCTGCCCGCCGAGCTCGCCCGCCGCGGGTACCGCGCCGTGCAGCTCGCCCACTTCCAGCTGCCCACGCGCGACGCCTCCTACCTCGAGGAGCTGCGGGCCGCGCTCGAGTCGTCCGGCATCGTGCTCGACGCGTTCCTGGTCGACGACGGCGACCTCGTGCACCCCACCGACGCCGACTTGCACGAGCGGTGGATCTCCGACCTGCTCGACGACGCACTCACTCTCGGCGCCCACCACGCCCGCGTCGGCGCCGGCCG
Proteins encoded in this window:
- a CDS encoding sigma-70 family RNA polymerase sigma factor; amino-acid sequence: MTGTLRTRALAAAPPASRGSASRASASAIPRTTPLPRTTSLAPDLTAARDEKRRVTHDRFVRAAAAAEDAAGDAERRRLHDQIVLDHLELADQLARQHSGRAHDWSDLRQVGYLGLVKAARRYDPGFGAPFVSFAIPTISGEIKRHLRDNGWVIRPPRQVQELRHALLAVVPALTQRLGRTPSEAELAAHTGHAQEEVAEALAAHSSLRPASLDFTVHEDEGTSLADTIGTDDPGYARAERTVLLDAARGVLSDRDRRILHLRFVDEFSQSEIAAELGVTQMQVSRLLARILGALRAELTRGEAEALPEVAPLAAVSPIRPSGVDRQTA
- a CDS encoding ANTAR domain-containing protein; translation: MEQHRSALPVRVVAAFHAAPSRAAGVELLLAALLDASSATGAAVVLPRASTVATAGESGAALGALLAAGPAPDGSGVLLVAMEDGADASRRSGGAVALHRSTGALDAVDRAVAEEVAVHARIALAAWDAAEDLALGLASRSVIGQAQGILMERFSLDADRAFQVLRRYSQDGNVKLVEVARRVVQTGALPGA
- a CDS encoding PspC domain-containing protein — protein: MATLMRPRRGKIIAGVCAALADRFGISRFLVRLLFVISIVLPGPQVLLYLILWIVFPKQR
- a CDS encoding amidase; protein product: MPARRRAPARIRGGGRALAAAALVLGLAAGGGLVAEPARASVDADAPAPAAPAAPAAPAVVDLGVADAVALLQAGSTTSVELTRAYLARIAAYDDDAAGGTGLQAVITTNPDALATAAALDAERAAGTIRGPLHGLPIVVKDNHATADMPTTVGSAALRDYRTTADSTAVARLRAAGAIILAKTNMSEFARHGTYTLSSARGRTANPYDRSWSASGSSGGTAAAVAAAYAPAGLGTDSCRSVLGPAAHQSLVGFRPTMGLTSTAGIVPLSPRQDVSGPMTTTVADAALLTEVLAGRDPADPLTAIADQQDTDAYVAGLTTTALAGKRIGWVRWDIPEDPEKPGLAETTALMEQAVRDLEAQGAEVVEVPLTEEFVEQTLQSGGWRDMRPAIDRFLRETPATWPARVAARTEPADVLSFADVMADRPSALTDGDIAYFLSHEDIPNPDYDRSIAEQDAGKAAMDAFFVEQRIDALAMPTSATSATPTWAGTTFCDIGANTGIPTISVPAGFTSTGAPVGLELAAPRSRDGDLLAMAYAYEQATGHRVAPETTPELAADVDPAPAAAEVPADDDPASSDPAPAPEALGAVRTAGIGVNTLAENLAIAAGLALFGGIAVAAGLVRRRRHPAT
- a CDS encoding acid phosphatase encodes the protein MPTVPEAARPPARPTRGTIIPTLLRRPRARTATLLSTTAIIGLLLTGTGVTAATAADAPAASSTAPAVAPFDQATLDAPYPSNSTYDFVPMLDQFTSLKANRPDIMKLNDKKTIRINQAATKAQSARAIIDQYADMSITMSDGLGKNLGEIYRTARVAGQLPKTDALLAKNGGLVGKYSSTNPVKAYFANPRPYVAFPLKLKYRDKPNGNAWAGQDGSYPSGHTSQAFWQGTALATMLPELAPQILARASDAGNNRIIMGAHYPLDVMAGRMMGQKIVERRWSDPSFRTLFEQASTELRTVLEAKCGATLAVCIAKDKPYLSTKQALKVYEQRMSYDFPRVGDKGQPMTVPTGAESLLITSHPDLTPEQRRQVLALTAIDSGEPLDEGTEGSWQRIDLPAAMAAKVVVTADGTVSLVKHGKG
- a CDS encoding serine hydrolase domain-containing protein; amino-acid sequence: MTDILDYVRTWLDLRVWQTRVPGAQVAIARHGEVVLSEAFGVADPTTDAPLTPAHLFRVASHSKTFTATAILQLAEQGALRLDDRLGQHVPELAEAGSELADVTIAALLEHGAGVLRDGFDGDHWQHSGPFPDRRHLLAIATTPGVAKVAPDTAFNYSNVGYALLGLVVEAASGLSYADHLAERITGPLGLRDTTAEYVPERADEYAAASTSLRTSRERTVLPHVDTRAMAAATGVTSTASELVSFFSALVLPDDERLLTAASKRAQQRPRYATSADPAGPRRYGYGLIVERVGSGAHEATVLGHSGGYPGHITRTAVDPESGWAVSVLTNAIDGPAAALSTGILELLLADSAATDAERAAVDAPFTGRFGNMWGLQDFQVIGDRFLRIDPTAEHPLDSVDVLERTGDSSARIVEGDGFGSVGEEVTADRGPDGSVDRIRAGGGMTLEPWTRRMVPSSRG
- a CDS encoding nitroreductase family protein, whose protein sequence is MTLTEDATTPASTERTADTAVPIVRELDTRWSPRSFDKDATVSDQQLDALLEAARWAPSGSNQQPRRFIVARRGTHAFDTIVDALVGFNAAWAVNASALFVAIAETSTVEGEKRPYAAYDLGQAVAHLSVQAQAEGLHTHQMAGVEFDKLSAAFDLPENLQPLTVTAVGTVAPADALEGPLAERETAPRTRLPLSELVLVRE
- a CDS encoding Gfo/Idh/MocA family protein, with amino-acid sequence MSAAKKPAASAAPAAPAYDGPRVRVIHVGLGGWGGDWARNAVPAVAEIEVAAIVDPSEPTRERVRALLGLPASAAYASLADALAAVEADAVILTAPAVTHAPLALEALEAGKHVIVEKPFANSTAEAAAVVRKGEELGLIVQVSQNYRWYPAPRRVRELLAADALGEVATIEIDFRQWDNDEPDDYPHYRFPQPIINDMAIHHFDLIRMVTGREAVRVFARTSRPSFSHYRDPAVASMVIELEGGLVVDYRGSWLHRGPVTPWAGEWRISGEDGELTFTSRGEGVSADRVGIRDAAGAERELDLETLPLIGRAAGLRAFALSILGGPPPETSGRDNLGSLALMEAAGRSAESGRFEDVRDPLAE
- a CDS encoding ThuA domain-containing protein, which gives rise to MDIVVWNENVHESRGDATVLSHYPDGIHAVVADGLRELLGDDASVSTATLQDPEHGLTEERLAATDVLYWWGHVAHGEVSDEVVERVIRHVHAGMGLVVLHSGHYSKVFTRLMGTTCSLKWRNDGERELVWTIAPQHPIAAGIPHPIVIDRQEMYGEQFDIPRPDEEVFLSTFAGGEVFRSGVAYHRGRGRVFYFSPGDQEYPVYHHPDIRRVLANAARWVAPTQGRADLTADQHPRDWFLAR